The nucleotide sequence GCGGCGGCGTGGTCGTCAGCTGAGCGGCGATCCGCGCCGGATCGAGCACGTCGACCTTCTCCGCCTTCGGGAACCGCTGCCGCAGCTCGTTCGCCCACGCTTCGACGTCGATTCCGGCAACGGGCACCAGATGGACGGCCGCGGGGAGCAGGTCCGGGGTCACCGACCTCAGCAGTTCCGGCCGGTCCGCGAAGAGCTGCTTGAAGCGCTCGTACGCCCGCGCCTTGGTTTCGGTGAACACCCGGCGGGCCTTCGGATCATCCCGGAGCGCCTCGGCGGCGACGGCCATGTCCGCGTCGGCACCGACGGCCACGAGCAACCGGAGCCCGCACAGTTCCCGCTCCCCCAGCGGAACGGGCACGGTGTCCCGTGGCAGCGCCGCCGGGGCGGGCGGATCGGTGGCCCGGTTCAGAACGACGGCGCCCGTCGTCACGGCAGCGGCGACGACCAGGACCGCGACGACTCCGACCACCCAGAGCAACCGCCGCGGTGCCTTGGGTGTCCGTTCCGGTTGTTCCACAGGGACGATCATCACACGGCGCGGTTCATTCGCCGTCCGGACATCACCCGTTCAGCCGCGCTCTTTACCGTGCCGCCGGTGAACAGCGAAAAGCCCGGCGTCGACCGCCGCGGATTCCTCAAGCGCGCGGGCCTCGTGTCCGCGGCGGCCGCGGGAGCCCCGCTCGCCGCCACCGCCCCGGCGGACGCCCTCGACCTGAACTTCGATCTCGACATCGATGTAGACCTGCTCTTCGGCCGGGACCGCTACCGGTGGCTGGTGGGCGATCACCACATCCACACGCAGTACTCCTACGACGCGATGTACACAGTGGACGGAATCGCCGTCGACGCGCGCCGCCACGGGGCGGACTGGGCGGTGATCACCGATCACGGCCACGCCGCGCACGAGAAGTCGTCGGTGGAGCGCACGGACGCCGCGATCCGGGCGGCGCAGCGCGAGCACCCCGATCTCCTGCTGTGGCAGGGCATGGAGTGGAACGTGCCGGGCGCCGAGCACGCCACGCTGTTCTTCCAGGCGGGTGCGAACCAGGCCGGGAAACTGCGCGAGTTCGAGCGTGCCTTCGACTGGCGGCTGACCGGGACCGAACCGGGCACCCCGGACAACGAGGCGCTGGCCGTCGCGGCGATCCGCTGGCTCGCCGCCGAAGAGCGGGCCCGCCGGATCCACGCGCCGGTGGTGGTCGTCAACCATCCGCTGCGCAACGGCCGGATCGCCCCGCACGAGATCCGCGCGCTGCGCGACGCCGCACCCGGGATCGTCATCGGCATGGAAGGCGCGCCGGGTGCCCAGGCCGACGGCTTCCCGAAGCCGCTCGGGAGCGGCGGCGGCGCGCGTGGCGGATACGGCAACTCCCCCGGTTCGAACTCGTGGCCGGGTTTCCCCGCGTCGGCTTACCGCACCTACGGAGGCTTCGACTGGAGCACCGCGACCGTCGGCGGGCTCTGGGATTCGCTGCTGGCCGAAGGAAAGCCGTGGTGGATCACCAGCAACTCCGACTCGCACTACAACCGCGGCGACACCCACGTCCGGCCCGGCGTCCCGGACGGCTACTACGACGAGCACGGCGCCTACCCGGACCCGATCGACACCGGCGTCCCGCAGACTCTGCCCCCGTACGCGGACTTCGCCCCCGCCGAGTTCAGCCGGACCGTCGTCGGTGTGTCGCGCCGAAGCCACGAAGGTGTGTTGGAGGGCCTGCGCGCGGGACGCGTCTGGGTGGTCCACGGCGGGCTCGCGCAGGAACTGGAGTTCGGCGCGTACAGCGGGTGGAGCTCGGCGACGATGGGCGGCAGGCTGCGGGTGCGGCGCGGATCCGACGTCACGGTCGTCGTCTCGGCGAAGCTGGCCGCCCGGCCGAACGGCGGCGGCACGATCCCCCGGCTCGCGCGGCTCGACCTCGTTTCGGGACCGGTGACCGGCCCGGCCGCAGACCGGGACGCGCAGACCGCCCCGGGCACGCGGGTCGTGCGGTCCTTCGAACCGCGGTGGGCGCCGGGACGGCGGGTGGCCTTCCGGCACACGTTCCGCAACGTGCGCGAGCCGTTCTTCGTGCGCACGCGCGGCACGGACGGCAAGAAGCACGTGGCAGGCGGGATCGAACCGAGCGCCGACGTGGTCGGGCAGTCGAACCCGTTCGAAGACCTGTGGCTCTACGGGAACCCGATCTTCGTGGACGTGCGGTAGTCCTTGGGCCTCGTGAGTGGTAAAGACGGTTAGAACCGTCCTTACCACTCACGAGCCGAGGGTGTCCGGGTCCGGCCCCAGCCGCTTCCCTTGCTCCAGCGTCGCGATCGCGGCGCCATCGTGCGCGTCGAGGGCGAAGTCGAAGACGTCCATGTTCTCCTTGATCCGTTCCGGCGTGACGGATTTCGGGATCACCAGGTGGTTCATCTCGATATGCCAGCGCAGCACGACCTGCGCCGGCGTCTTGCCGTGCTTCTCCGCGATCGTGGTGATCTTCTCGTCGGCGAGCAGGTCCCCGCCGCGCGCCAGCGGACCCCAGGCCTCGGTGACGATCTCGTGCTTCTCGTGGAAGTTCCGCAGCAGCGGCTGCTGCAGCCACGGGTGACATTCGATCTGGTTCACCGCCGGGACGATCCCGGTCTCCTCGATCAGCCGCTCCAGATGCGGGATCTGGAAGTTCGAGACGCCGATCGCCTTCGCCCGGCCGTCGGAGGCGATCTTTTCCAGCGCCCGCCACGTTTCCACGTACTTGTCCTGCGACGGCAGCGGCCAGTGGATCAGGTACAGGTCGACATACTCGAGACCGAGTTCACCCAGGCTCGTGTCGAAGGCACGCAACGCCGAGTCGTAGCCGTGCTCGGTGTTCCACAGTTTCGTGGTGACGAACAGTTCCTCGCGGGGCAGCCCGCTGGTGCGGACGGCCTCGCCGACTCCGCGTTCGTTGGCGTACAGGGTCGCGGTGTCGATGGCCCGGTAACCCGCCTCGATGGCGGTGCGGACCGCGCCCACGACCTCGTCGTCGCCGATCTTGTACACCCCGAACCCGAGTTGCGGGAGGGACGTTCCGTTGTTCAGCCGAATGCTGGGGACCATACTTGAACCGTAACCCCGGCCGCGGGTCAAGGCAGCGCGGGCAGGTGCACGGTCACCGAAAGACCGCCGCCCACAACGGGTTCCGCGGACACCGTGCCACCGTGCGCCTGGACCGCGGCCCGCACGATCGAAAGTCCCAGCCCGGCGCCGGTGCGGGCGGTCCTGGCGACGCCGGCGCGGCGGAACGGTTCGAACAGTTCGGGGACCGCGGCCGGGTCGAGCAGACCGCCGGACGACCGCACCCGCAGCACCGACCACTGTGGACCCGCTTGCGTGACGACGTCCAGCCAGCCACCGTCGACGTTGTGCCGCACGGCGTTCTCCAGCAGATTTCCCGCGATTCGTTCCAGCAGCGCCGGATCGCCGAACGTCGGCGCTCCCTGGGTGGCGAATTCGACACGGAGGCCGCGTTTCTCCGCGTCCGGCCGCGCCGCGCGCCACGCGATCGCGACGATCACCGCGAGATCGACCGGTTCCCTCGCCACCAGTCCCGCGCCGTCCGTGCGCGCGAGCAGCAGCAGCGAACCGACCAGCCGCTCGGCCCGCTCGGTCGCGTCGCGGACCACACCCGCCATCCGGCGTAATTCGGCTTCGTCCGCGTGCTCGTCGGCCAGGGTGACGTCGAGTTCGGTGCGGATGACCGCGAGCGGCGTCCGCAGTTCGTGGCTGGCGTTCGCGACGAAATGCCGTTGCGCGTCGAACGCGGCCTGCAACCGGTCGAGCATGTCGTCGAAGGTCTCGGCCAGTTCGGCGAGTTCGTCCTTCGTGCGGACCTCGCCGATCCGCTCCCCCATCGATTCGATCGACAGGCGCCGCGCGGTACCGGTGATCTCGCGCAGCGGTTGCAGGACCCGCGCGGTGAACGTCCACGCGAGGATCCCCGCCGCCAGCACGACGAAACAGAACGCGACCGCGCCGAACAGCAGCACCCGGTTCGTGGCGTACACCCGCAGGTGTTCGGTGACCGCGGAAGCGTCGACGTCGACGCCGTCGACCCGCACCGTGGTGCCCGGCGGCAGCTGCGGGACGGCGGAAACCGCGTCGCCGACCAGGTTCCAGGTCAGCCAGAGCAACAGGAGGCTGACCAGCGCCACCAGCCCGGTCGCGAGCAGCGTGACCCGCGCGCGCAGGCTGCGGGCACCGGACAGGTTCACCCGCGTGCGGTCCCCTGCTCCGGCACCCGGTAGCCGGAGCCGACGACGGTCTCGATGATGCCCGGCTCGCCGAGCTTCTTGCGCAGCGTCATCACGGTGACCCGGACGGTGGTGGTGAACGGGTCGGCGTTCTCGTCCCACACGCGTTCGAGCAGTTCCTCGCTGCTGACCACCGAACCGGCGGCCGACAGCAGCACCTCCAGGACACCGAACTCCTTGCGGGTCAGCTCGACCGGACCGCTCGCGCGGCGGACGGTCCGCCTCGCCGGATCCAGTTCGACGTCGCCCGAAGTCAGCAGCGGCGGTGCGGCCGGGGTCGCGCGGCGCCCGAGCGCCCGCACGCGCGCGACGAGTTCGGGAAAGGCGAACGGCTTGGCGAGATAGTCGTCGGCGCCGAGGGAAAGTCCGTCGACGCGGTCCGAGACGGAACTGCTCGCGGTCAGCATCAGGACACGGGTCAGCTCGCCGGACGCGACGATCTCGCGGCACAGGTCGTCACCGGACATCCCGGGCAGGTCGCGGTCGAGCAGCACGACGTCGTACCGGGTGACGGCGGCCTTCTCGTGCCCGTCGTCACCGGTGAGCGCGATGTCCACCGCCATACCCTCGCGCCGCAGGCCGCGTGCGATCGCGTCGGCGAGGGGTTCTTCGTCTTCGACTACCAGAATTCGCACGACCCTACGTTGCCACACATTCCTGAGAGTGACCTTATTGGACTTGTCCCTACCGCCGGTGCGCGAGCGGCGGGTTCGCGTGACTGAACGGACGACACGCGGCGGACCCCGGCCGCGGTCGTGTCGTCCATCCAGTCACGCGTGTCGTCCCCCGGATCACGCGTGTCGTCCGGTCGATCACGTGACATCGCCGGTCCAGCCTCGTGAGTGGTAGGGACGGTTCTAACCGTCCCTACCACTCACGAGGACCAACGCAGGGCGAACCACAGCCGCATCCGGATCTCCGGATCCGCCAGGTCCACCCCCAGCGCCCGTTCGATCTGCCCGATCCGGTGCCGGACGCTGTTGCGGTGCACGCCGAGTTCGGCGGCCGTCCGGTCCCAGCCGCCGTGGTGCGCGAGCCAGGTCCGCAGCGTGCCGACCAGTTCGCGGTCGCCCTTCCGGTCGAGTTCCCGCAGCGGCGCCAGCGCCTGGGCGGCGAACCCGGCCGCGGCGCCCGGATCGATCAGCGCGTCCAGCCCCGAACCGCCTTCCGCCACCACCGGCCGTTCCAGCGCGGCGGCCCGCGTCAGCAGCAACTCGATTTCGCCCGCCGCCTCGGGCAGCCGTCCGGGCGGGACGGGCGAACCCACGACCGCGAGCCAGCCGTCGGCGCGGAGCCGGTCGAGGTCGCCGATGTCCGGCGCCTCGCGGACGATCGCGGTGAACCGCGGCCCCGGCCGCAACCGGACGAGCGGCGTGTCGAGCCGGGCGCGCAGCCAGTCGTAGCGGGCGGCGACCTCGTTCGGCCCGCGGCGGTACGCGATCCCCGCGACCAGGCGGCGTTCGTCCCCGCCGAGCACGTCGGTCTCGCCCAGCAGCAACGCCGTGGCGGTGGCGCCCAGCCCGGCCGCGTCCGAACCCGCCCGGCCCACCAGCCCGAGCAGCGCCGCCCCGACCGACAGGATCGAGCGGTCCGCGCCGTCGAACCGCGCGACGCGGCCGACCACGACCAGATGCGACGCCGTCGCCTGCGGGTACACCGGCTGGGCGACGACGTGCGTGCCGTCGGCCAGTTCCGTCGTGGCGCTGCGGATCCCCCGGCCCGTCCGGAGCGTGGCGACGAGCTCCCGGACTTCCGGCGGCAGCGGCGTCGGCGCCCCGTGGTCCGCGGCCAGGGCGTCGTCGACGCCGACCAGCGCCACCCAGGCCCCGAGCCGCCCGGCCAGCGCGCTCGCGAGTTCGCCGAGCCCGTCGCCGGCCGCCCTGGTCAGCGCCTCGCGCGCGACCGCGATCCGCCGCTGTTCGCGCTGCCCCGCCTCGGCCAGCGCGACCGACACCGCCCGGCTGATCGCGAGGAACGGCGTCCGCGGCTGGACGACCAGCAGCGGAAGCCCGTGCCGGGCACACGCCGTCCGCAGTGGCGGCGGCAGCGTCTCGTAGGCACCCGGCGTGAGCCCGAACCCCAGCGCGGAGATCCCGCTTTCGGCCAGCCGCCGGACGTAGCGGTCGATCTCGGCCGCTTCCACCGGCAGGTTCACCCCGGCGGTGAGCAGCAGTTCCGCCCCGAGCAGGTACGGCGCGGGATCCAGCAGCTCGCTGACGTGCGCCCAGCGCACCGGGGCGTCGAGCGAGCCCGGCCGCAGGGTCTCCACGACCGGGTCGACCGCCAGTTCCGGGTTGCCGACCACGGCCCGTAACGGGACATTCACATCCGAGCCGAACGGATCATGGGTTTGGGTCATTTCATCCTCGCTCGCGCCGGAGTTCGGATGGATCATCCCATGTCGTTCAAGCTGCGAACGAACCTACGGTGACCCGAACGAAGCGAACAGCCCAAGTCAAGGAGGACACCGTGGCCGGTGACTACGCGGTGATCGCGCTCTACATAGCGGGCATGATCGGGGTGGGCTGGTTCGGGCTGCGGCTCGCCAAGACCAAATCCGACTACCTCGTCGCGGGCCGCCGTCTCGGCTGGTTCATGTACTCCGGCACGATGTCCGCGGTCGTCCTCGGCGGCGCTTCGACGGTCGGCGGGGTGAAACTCGGCTACACCTACGGCATCTCCGGCGCCTGGCTCGTGATCGCGATCGGCGTCGGCATCCTGGTCCTCCACACATTGTTCGCGCGGCGGCTGGTGAAGCTGCGCGTCTACACCGTCGGCGAGATGCTCGACCTGCGCTACGGCGGCTCCACCAGCACCATCTCCGGTGTGGTCATGTGGGGCTACACGCTGATGCTGACCGTCACCTCGACGCTGGCGTTCGCCACCATCTTCAAGGTCCTGTTCAACGTCCCGAGCTGGGCGGGCATCGCCATCGGCGGATCGATCGTGGTGCTCTACTCGGTGCTGGGCGGCATGTGGTCGATCACGCTGACCGACATCGTCCAGTTCGTCATCAAGACCATCGGCATCCTGCTGATCCTGCTGCCGGTCTCGATCGTCTCGGCCGGCGGTTTCGACGGGATGGCCGCGCGGCTGGACGAGAGCTACTTCGAACTGACCGCCATCGGCGGCGACACGATCTTCACCTACTTCCTCGTCTACAGCTTCGGCCTGCTGATCGGACAGGACATCTGGCAGCGCGTGTTCACCGCGAGGACGCCGGGCATCGCCACCGGCGGCGGCGTCATCTCCGGCGTCTACTGCCTGGTCTACGGTCTCGCCGGCGCGCTGATCGGCACCGCGGCCAAGACGCTGTACCCGAACCTCGCCAGCGCGCAGGACGCGTTCGCGACCATCGTCGAGGATCAGCTGCCCGCCGGAGTCCGCGGCCTGGTGCTCGCCGCGGCGCTCTCGGCGATGATGTCGACCGCGAGCGGCGCCCTGATCGCCTGCTCGACGGTCAGCACCTCGGATCTGCTTTC is from Amycolatopsis lurida and encodes:
- a CDS encoding permease-like cell division protein FtsX, translated to MEQPERTPKAPRRLLWVVGVVAVLVVAAAVTTGAVVLNRATDPPAPAALPRDTVPVPLGERELCGLRLLVAVGADADMAVAAEALRDDPKARRVFTETKARAYERFKQLFADRPELLRSVTPDLLPAAVHLVPVAGIDVEAWANELRQRFPKAEKVDVLDPARIAAQLTTTPPPCPPSGER
- a CDS encoding histidinol-phosphatase; translated protein: MNSEKPGVDRRGFLKRAGLVSAAAAGAPLAATAPADALDLNFDLDIDVDLLFGRDRYRWLVGDHHIHTQYSYDAMYTVDGIAVDARRHGADWAVITDHGHAAHEKSSVERTDAAIRAAQREHPDLLLWQGMEWNVPGAEHATLFFQAGANQAGKLREFERAFDWRLTGTEPGTPDNEALAVAAIRWLAAEERARRIHAPVVVVNHPLRNGRIAPHEIRALRDAAPGIVIGMEGAPGAQADGFPKPLGSGGGARGGYGNSPGSNSWPGFPASAYRTYGGFDWSTATVGGLWDSLLAEGKPWWITSNSDSHYNRGDTHVRPGVPDGYYDEHGAYPDPIDTGVPQTLPPYADFAPAEFSRTVVGVSRRSHEGVLEGLRAGRVWVVHGGLAQELEFGAYSGWSSATMGGRLRVRRGSDVTVVVSAKLAARPNGGGTIPRLARLDLVSGPVTGPAADRDAQTAPGTRVVRSFEPRWAPGRRVAFRHTFRNVREPFFVRTRGTDGKKHVAGGIEPSADVVGQSNPFEDLWLYGNPIFVDVR
- a CDS encoding aldo/keto reductase, whose product is MVPSIRLNNGTSLPQLGFGVYKIGDDEVVGAVRTAIEAGYRAIDTATLYANERGVGEAVRTSGLPREELFVTTKLWNTEHGYDSALRAFDTSLGELGLEYVDLYLIHWPLPSQDKYVETWRALEKIASDGRAKAIGVSNFQIPHLERLIEETGIVPAVNQIECHPWLQQPLLRNFHEKHEIVTEAWGPLARGGDLLADEKITTIAEKHGKTPAQVVLRWHIEMNHLVIPKSVTPERIKENMDVFDFALDAHDGAAIATLEQGKRLGPDPDTLGS
- a CDS encoding sensor histidine kinase → MNLSGARSLRARVTLLATGLVALVSLLLLWLTWNLVGDAVSAVPQLPPGTTVRVDGVDVDASAVTEHLRVYATNRVLLFGAVAFCFVVLAAGILAWTFTARVLQPLREITGTARRLSIESMGERIGEVRTKDELAELAETFDDMLDRLQAAFDAQRHFVANASHELRTPLAVIRTELDVTLADEHADEAELRRMAGVVRDATERAERLVGSLLLLARTDGAGLVAREPVDLAVIVAIAWRAARPDAEKRGLRVEFATQGAPTFGDPALLERIAGNLLENAVRHNVDGGWLDVVTQAGPQWSVLRVRSSGGLLDPAAVPELFEPFRRAGVARTARTGAGLGLSIVRAAVQAHGGTVSAEPVVGGGLSVTVHLPALP
- a CDS encoding response regulator transcription factor, which translates into the protein MRILVVEDEEPLADAIARGLRREGMAVDIALTGDDGHEKAAVTRYDVVLLDRDLPGMSGDDLCREIVASGELTRVLMLTASSSVSDRVDGLSLGADDYLAKPFAFPELVARVRALGRRATPAAPPLLTSGDVELDPARRTVRRASGPVELTRKEFGVLEVLLSAAGSVVSSEELLERVWDENADPFTTTVRVTVMTLRKKLGEPGIIETVVGSGYRVPEQGTARG
- a CDS encoding PucR family transcriptional regulator, translating into MTQTHDPFGSDVNVPLRAVVGNPELAVDPVVETLRPGSLDAPVRWAHVSELLDPAPYLLGAELLLTAGVNLPVEAAEIDRYVRRLAESGISALGFGLTPGAYETLPPPLRTACARHGLPLLVVQPRTPFLAISRAVSVALAEAGQREQRRIAVAREALTRAAGDGLGELASALAGRLGAWVALVGVDDALAADHGAPTPLPPEVRELVATLRTGRGIRSATTELADGTHVVAQPVYPQATASHLVVVGRVARFDGADRSILSVGAALLGLVGRAGSDAAGLGATATALLLGETDVLGGDERRLVAGIAYRRGPNEVAARYDWLRARLDTPLVRLRPGPRFTAIVREAPDIGDLDRLRADGWLAVVGSPVPPGRLPEAAGEIELLLTRAAALERPVVAEGGSGLDALIDPGAAAGFAAQALAPLRELDRKGDRELVGTLRTWLAHHGGWDRTAAELGVHRNSVRHRIGQIERALGVDLADPEIRMRLWFALRWSS
- a CDS encoding sodium:solute symporter → MAGDYAVIALYIAGMIGVGWFGLRLAKTKSDYLVAGRRLGWFMYSGTMSAVVLGGASTVGGVKLGYTYGISGAWLVIAIGVGILVLHTLFARRLVKLRVYTVGEMLDLRYGGSTSTISGVVMWGYTLMLTVTSTLAFATIFKVLFNVPSWAGIAIGGSIVVLYSVLGGMWSITLTDIVQFVIKTIGILLILLPVSIVSAGGFDGMAARLDESYFELTAIGGDTIFTYFLVYSFGLLIGQDIWQRVFTARTPGIATGGGVISGVYCLVYGLAGALIGTAAKTLYPNLASAQDAFATIVEDQLPAGVRGLVLAAALSAMMSTASGALIACSTVSTSDLLSKLGLKKAADEVARNRVTTLVLGIVAIGIAMVVDDVVNALTIAYDILVGGLLVAIIGGLAWKRGTRQGALASMVVGTVVVITFMVVDGVEANSPIYWGLGSSLAVYLLVSFLTPRTSDEILTVWTRRLNGSAADEEEEAKLAASQS